In Azospirillum sp. TSA2s, one genomic interval encodes:
- a CDS encoding dihydrodipicolinate synthase family protein, translating to MPPSARPYRGVFPVVPTIFTEAGELDLDGQKRCVDFMIDAGSSGLCILANFSEQFVLTDDERTVLMETMLAHVAGRVPVIVTTTHFSTRACAERSRRAQDLGAAMVMVMPPYHGATIRVPEAGIVEFFQRVSDAIDIPIMIQDAPVSGTALSAPLLARMAREIANVSYFKIEVPQAAAKLRTLIELGGDAIEGPWDGEEAITLLADLDAGATGAMTGGGYPDGIRQIVDPYLAGDREAAVAAYGRWLPLINHENRQCGIATAKILMKEGGIITSDAMRHPLAGPHPMSREGLLDAARRLDPLVLRWGR from the coding sequence ATGCCGCCCAGCGCACGCCCCTATCGCGGCGTTTTCCCTGTCGTCCCCACCATCTTCACTGAAGCGGGAGAGCTGGACCTCGACGGTCAGAAGCGCTGCGTCGACTTCATGATCGATGCCGGCTCCAGCGGCCTGTGCATCCTCGCCAACTTCTCCGAGCAGTTCGTGCTGACCGACGACGAGCGCACGGTGCTGATGGAGACGATGCTGGCCCATGTCGCCGGCCGGGTGCCGGTGATCGTCACCACCACCCATTTCAGCACCCGCGCCTGCGCCGAGCGCAGCCGCCGCGCCCAGGATCTCGGGGCCGCGATGGTGATGGTGATGCCGCCCTACCACGGCGCCACCATCCGCGTGCCGGAGGCCGGCATCGTCGAGTTCTTCCAGCGCGTTTCGGACGCCATCGACATCCCGATCATGATCCAGGACGCGCCGGTCAGCGGCACCGCGCTGTCGGCACCGCTGCTGGCGCGGATGGCGCGGGAGATCGCCAACGTCTCCTACTTCAAGATCGAGGTGCCGCAGGCGGCGGCCAAGCTGCGCACGCTGATCGAGCTGGGCGGCGACGCCATCGAAGGCCCCTGGGACGGCGAGGAGGCGATCACGCTGCTGGCCGACCTCGACGCCGGTGCGACGGGGGCGATGACCGGCGGCGGCTATCCCGACGGCATCCGGCAGATCGTCGATCCGTATCTGGCGGGCGACCGCGAGGCGGCGGTGGCGGCCTATGGGCGCTGGCTGCCGCTGATCAACCACGAGAACCGCCAGTGCGGCATCGCCACCGCGAAGATCCTGATGAAGGAGGGCGGCATCATCACGTCCGACGCGATGCGCCATCCGCTGGCGGGTCCGCATCCGATGAGCCGCGAGGGATTGCTGGACGCGGCGCGGCGGCTCGATCCGCTGGTGCTGCGCTGGGGGCGGTGA
- a CDS encoding LysR family transcriptional regulator, with protein MTPQRFSPNWFQKARLKLRHLQLFAALDEHRNLHRAAASLNMSQPAASKLLGDLEETLGIELFDRHGRGIEPNWYGSLMIRHARMILSELQETGEELNALLAGHSGRVSIGTVMAPAVELVVPVISSLTREHPNLKVAVAVETSDVLADRVHQGVMDFAIGRLPGHFDPTAFEYQEISSEELCFICREGNPLLQLGRPLTAADLSDATWILQPVGTLLRDRVEALFRAEGARLPHRVIESASPVISMAMVAETDSITVFARALAQVFSPSGCCAIMPFHKRFSVEPYGIFWLKDRPLSPGARTVLSAVRAASELKMRLMSATA; from the coding sequence TTGACCCCGCAACGCTTTTCACCGAACTGGTTCCAGAAGGCGCGGCTGAAGCTGCGCCATCTCCAGCTGTTTGCGGCACTCGACGAACACCGCAACCTGCACCGCGCCGCCGCCAGCCTGAACATGTCGCAGCCCGCCGCCTCCAAACTGCTGGGCGACCTGGAGGAAACGCTGGGCATCGAGCTGTTCGACCGCCATGGCCGCGGCATCGAACCGAACTGGTACGGCAGCCTCATGATCCGCCACGCCCGGATGATCCTCAGCGAGCTGCAGGAGACGGGGGAGGAGTTGAACGCCCTGCTCGCCGGCCACAGCGGCCGGGTGTCGATCGGCACGGTGATGGCCCCGGCGGTGGAGCTGGTGGTGCCGGTCATCAGCAGCCTGACCCGCGAGCATCCCAACCTGAAGGTCGCGGTGGCGGTGGAGACCAGCGACGTGCTGGCCGACCGCGTCCACCAGGGGGTGATGGATTTCGCCATCGGCCGCCTGCCCGGCCATTTCGACCCCACCGCCTTCGAATATCAGGAAATCAGCAGCGAGGAGTTGTGCTTCATCTGCCGCGAGGGCAACCCCCTTCTGCAGCTGGGCCGTCCGCTGACCGCCGCCGACCTGTCCGACGCCACCTGGATCCTGCAGCCGGTCGGCACGCTGCTGCGCGACCGGGTGGAGGCGCTGTTCCGGGCCGAAGGCGCCCGGCTGCCGCACCGGGTGATCGAAAGCGCCTCTCCCGTCATTTCGATGGCGATGGTGGCGGAAACCGATTCGATCACCGTTTTCGCCCGCGCGCTGGCCCAGGTGTTCTCGCCCAGCGGCTGCTGCGCCATCATGCCCTTCCACAAGCGCTTCAGCGTCGAACCCTACGGCATCTTCTGGCTGAAGGACCGGCCGCTGTCGCCCGGCGCCCGCACCGTGCTGTCGGCGGTGCGCGCGGCGTCGGAGCTCAAGATGCGCCTGATGTCGGCCACCGCCTGA
- the yjfF gene encoding galactofuranose ABC transporter, permease protein YjfF, which translates to MTSALQRFLPLIVTTAVLVVGFLLCAAQFPNFASWRVVGNLLTDNAFLGITAVGMTFVILSGGIDLSVGAVIGFTTVLLAVLIEHGGWHPLAAFAVALIAAGGFGAAMGGVIHVFQMPPFIVTLAGMFIARGLGFVLTTDSVPINHPLYGELNDIALRFGAGGKLSLPAMLMLGVVVAAVVLAHWTRFGANLYALGGNRQSAELMGVPVGRTTVAVYALSGLLAGLAGIVFSLYTGAGYSLAATGVELDTITAVVIGGTQLTGGYGYVVGTFVGVLIQGLIQTYITFDGTLSSWWTKIAIGVLLFVFILLQKGLLTVWAGRGGEPAEA; encoded by the coding sequence ATGACCAGTGCACTCCAGCGGTTCCTTCCCCTGATCGTCACCACCGCCGTGCTGGTGGTCGGGTTCCTGCTGTGCGCGGCGCAGTTCCCCAACTTCGCCTCCTGGCGGGTAGTGGGCAACCTGTTGACCGACAATGCCTTTCTCGGCATCACCGCGGTCGGCATGACCTTCGTCATCCTGTCTGGCGGGATCGATTTGTCGGTGGGGGCGGTGATCGGCTTCACCACCGTGCTGCTGGCCGTGCTGATCGAGCATGGCGGCTGGCACCCGCTGGCCGCCTTCGCCGTCGCGCTGATCGCTGCCGGCGGCTTCGGCGCGGCGATGGGCGGGGTGATCCATGTCTTCCAGATGCCGCCCTTCATCGTCACGCTGGCCGGCATGTTCATCGCCCGCGGCCTGGGCTTTGTCCTGACCACCGATTCGGTGCCGATCAACCATCCGCTCTATGGCGAGCTGAACGACATCGCGCTGCGCTTCGGCGCCGGCGGCAAGCTCAGCCTGCCGGCGATGCTGATGCTGGGGGTGGTGGTCGCGGCGGTTGTGTTGGCGCACTGGACCCGCTTCGGCGCCAACCTCTACGCGCTGGGCGGCAACCGGCAGTCGGCGGAGCTGATGGGCGTGCCGGTCGGGCGGACCACGGTGGCGGTCTATGCGTTATCGGGGCTGCTGGCTGGGCTGGCGGGGATCGTCTTCTCGCTCTACACCGGCGCCGGCTATTCGCTGGCGGCGACGGGGGTGGAGCTGGACACCATCACCGCGGTGGTGATCGGCGGCACCCAGCTGACCGGCGGCTATGGCTATGTCGTCGGCACCTTCGTCGGCGTGCTGATCCAGGGGCTGATCCAGACCTACATCACCTTCGACGGCACCTTGAGCAGCTGGTGGACCAAGATCGCCATCGGTGTTCTGCTGTTCGTCTTCATCCTGTTGCAGAAGGGGCTGCTGACGGTCTGGGCCGGCCGCGGCGGCGAACCGGCGGAGGCGTGA
- a CDS encoding aldehyde dehydrogenase (NADP(+)), with protein sequence MTITGEMLIGAKAHRGAQGEFRAVDPATGEALEPVFHGGGAAEVERACALAWAAFDGFRETGLEQRATFLEAVAQNILDIGDDLITRAMAESGLPRARLEGERGRTVGQLRLFAQIVREGSWIEARIDPALPARTPLPRPDIRQRHIPLGPVAVFGASNFPLAFSVAGGDTASAFAAGCPVVVKGHGAHPGTSELVGRAIQAAVASCGLPEGVFSLLFGTGNEIGTALVADPRIKAVGFTGSRRGGLALMEVAARRPEPIPVYAEMSSINPVFLMPAALASRAEALGKAFVASLTMGAGQFCTNPGILLGVEGPDLDRFVDAAVAALGGSAASTMLTPGIHAAYDAGVAKLAGSGEVTALARGLACSGPNQAQAAFFSTTADAFLADTELQEEVFGAASLLIRCKDVAAMKAVAEKLEGQLTATLQMDAEDKAAVAGLIPTLERKAGRILANGWPTGVEVCHAMVHGGPFPATSDPRSTSVGTLAIRRFLRPVCYQDLPPDLLPEALRDGNPLGLWRRIDGKLGQD encoded by the coding sequence ATGACCATCACCGGCGAGATGCTGATCGGCGCCAAGGCGCATCGCGGCGCTCAGGGCGAGTTCCGCGCCGTCGACCCCGCCACCGGCGAGGCGCTGGAGCCCGTCTTCCACGGCGGCGGCGCGGCCGAGGTGGAGCGTGCCTGCGCCCTGGCCTGGGCCGCCTTCGACGGCTTCCGCGAGACCGGCCTGGAGCAGCGCGCCACCTTCCTGGAGGCCGTCGCCCAGAACATCCTCGACATCGGCGACGACCTCATCACCCGCGCCATGGCCGAGAGCGGCCTGCCGCGTGCGCGTCTGGAGGGCGAACGCGGTCGCACCGTCGGCCAACTCCGCCTGTTCGCCCAGATCGTCCGCGAGGGCAGCTGGATCGAGGCGCGCATCGACCCGGCCCTGCCGGCACGCACGCCGCTGCCGCGCCCTGACATCCGCCAGCGCCACATCCCGCTGGGGCCGGTGGCGGTGTTCGGCGCGTCGAACTTCCCGCTCGCCTTCTCGGTCGCCGGCGGCGACACCGCGTCCGCCTTCGCCGCCGGCTGTCCGGTGGTGGTGAAGGGCCACGGCGCCCATCCCGGCACGTCCGAACTGGTCGGCCGCGCCATCCAGGCGGCGGTCGCCTCCTGCGGCTTGCCCGAAGGCGTCTTCTCGCTGCTGTTCGGCACCGGCAACGAGATCGGCACGGCGCTGGTCGCCGATCCGCGCATCAAGGCGGTGGGCTTCACCGGCTCGCGCCGTGGCGGGCTGGCGTTGATGGAGGTGGCGGCCAGACGGCCGGAACCGATCCCGGTCTATGCCGAGATGAGCAGCATCAACCCGGTCTTCCTGATGCCGGCGGCGCTGGCCTCGCGGGCCGAGGCTCTGGGCAAGGCGTTCGTCGCCTCGCTGACCATGGGCGCCGGGCAGTTCTGCACCAACCCCGGCATCCTGCTGGGCGTCGAAGGCCCGGATCTCGACCGCTTCGTCGATGCTGCGGTTGCGGCTCTCGGCGGCAGCGCGGCCTCGACCATGCTGACGCCGGGCATCCACGCCGCCTATGACGCCGGTGTCGCCAAGCTGGCCGGCAGCGGCGAGGTGACGGCTCTGGCGCGCGGTCTGGCCTGCAGCGGGCCGAACCAGGCGCAGGCGGCCTTCTTCAGCACGACGGCGGATGCCTTCCTGGCCGACACAGAGTTGCAGGAGGAGGTGTTCGGCGCCGCCTCGCTGCTGATCCGCTGTAAGGATGTGGCGGCGATGAAAGCGGTGGCGGAAAAGCTGGAAGGGCAGCTGACGGCGACCTTGCAGATGGATGCGGAGGACAAGGCTGCGGTGGCGGGTCTGATCCCGACGCTGGAGCGCAAGGCCGGCCGCATCCTGGCGAACGGCTGGCCGACGGGTGTGGAGGTCTGCCACGCGATGGTGCATGGCGGCCCGTTCCCGGCGACCTCGGACCCGCGCAGCACCTCGGTCGGCACGCTGGCGATCCGCCGCTTCCTGCGCCCGGTCTGTTACCAGGACTTGCCGCCCGACCTGCTGCCGGAGGCCCTGCGCGACGGCAACCCGCTGGGGCTGTGGCGGCGCATCGACGGAAAACTCGGACAGGACTGA
- a CDS encoding SMP-30/gluconolactonase/LRE family protein produces MAQEARCVWQARALLGEGPLWSPRQDAVYFVDIRGSRILRHGLSDGSQAGWDLDDAACWLVESADGDGFIAGLRSRRVVRLRLEPGQATVAEEIARIEPDMPGNRLNDGKADRDGRLWVGSMDDAEEAPAGSFYRIDGDGSVTRADQGYTVANGPALSPDGRTIYHTDSAARTVYAFDIGADGSLSGKCVHIRFTEADGYPDGMTCDAEGGLWIAHWDGARVSRFRPDGTLDRVIALPVSRVTSCVFAGPDLDRMFITTAAHGRDEEPLAGALFECDPGVRGLPACGFGPASR; encoded by the coding sequence ATGGCGCAGGAAGCGCGTTGCGTCTGGCAGGCCCGGGCGCTGCTGGGGGAAGGTCCGCTCTGGTCCCCGCGGCAGGATGCCGTCTATTTCGTCGATATCCGCGGTTCCCGCATCCTGCGCCACGGCCTGTCCGATGGTTCGCAGGCGGGGTGGGACCTGGATGACGCCGCCTGCTGGCTGGTGGAGAGCGCCGATGGCGACGGCTTCATCGCCGGGCTGCGCTCGCGCCGGGTGGTCCGGCTGCGGCTGGAGCCGGGGCAGGCGACGGTTGCCGAGGAGATCGCGCGGATCGAGCCGGACATGCCGGGCAACCGGCTGAACGACGGCAAGGCAGACCGCGACGGCCGGCTGTGGGTCGGCAGCATGGACGATGCGGAGGAGGCGCCAGCCGGCAGCTTCTACCGCATCGACGGCGATGGCTCGGTCACGCGGGCCGATCAGGGCTACACCGTCGCCAACGGGCCAGCGCTGTCGCCGGACGGGCGGACGATCTACCACACCGACAGCGCGGCGCGGACGGTCTACGCCTTCGACATCGGCGCCGACGGCAGCCTGTCGGGCAAGTGCGTCCACATCCGCTTCACCGAGGCCGACGGCTATCCCGACGGCATGACCTGCGATGCCGAGGGCGGGCTGTGGATCGCCCATTGGGACGGCGCGCGCGTCAGCCGCTTCCGTCCCGACGGGACGCTGGACCGCGTGATCGCGCTGCCGGTGTCCCGCGTCACCTCCTGCGTCTTCGCCGGTCCCGATCTGGACCGGATGTTCATCACCACCGCGGCGCATGGCCGGGACGAGGAACCGCTGGCCGGCGCACTGTTCGAGTGCGATCCGGGCGTGCGCGGCCTGCCGGCCTGCGGGTTCGGACCCGCCTCGCGCTGA
- the ytfQ gene encoding galactofuranose ABC transporter, galactofuranose-binding protein YtfQ, giving the protein MSRKWVISAATAAAALFIGLGAVQAADAKKLVVGFSQIGSESGWRAAETKTAKTEAEKRGIDLKISDAQQKQENQIKAVRSFVAQGVDAIFIAPVVATGWDSVLKEAKEAKIPVMLLDRQIETKDQSLYITAVTSDTVHEGRVAGEWLAKKTGGKCAVVELQGTVGSSPAINRKKGFDEIVAKNPGMKIIRTQSGDFTRAKGKEVMESFIKAENGGKGICAVYAHNDDMAVGAIQAIKEAGLKPGQDILVVSIDGVPDIFKAMSEGEANATVELTPNMAGPAFDALIAYKKDGKMPPKWIQTESKLFTPDTAKEEYERRKDAY; this is encoded by the coding sequence ATGTCCAGGAAATGGGTGATCTCCGCCGCCACCGCCGCCGCGGCGCTGTTCATCGGGTTGGGCGCCGTCCAGGCCGCCGATGCCAAGAAGCTGGTCGTCGGCTTCTCGCAGATCGGATCGGAATCGGGCTGGCGCGCGGCCGAGACGAAAACCGCCAAGACGGAAGCCGAGAAGCGCGGGATCGACCTCAAGATCTCCGACGCCCAGCAGAAGCAGGAGAACCAGATCAAGGCTGTGCGGTCCTTCGTCGCCCAGGGTGTCGATGCGATCTTCATCGCGCCGGTGGTGGCGACCGGCTGGGATTCGGTGCTGAAGGAGGCCAAGGAGGCGAAGATCCCGGTCATGCTGCTCGACCGGCAGATCGAGACCAAGGACCAGAGCCTGTACATTACCGCCGTCACCTCCGACACCGTGCATGAAGGCCGGGTGGCCGGCGAATGGCTGGCCAAGAAGACCGGCGGCAAATGCGCGGTGGTGGAGCTGCAGGGCACCGTCGGCTCCTCGCCGGCCATCAACCGCAAGAAGGGCTTCGACGAGATCGTCGCCAAGAATCCGGGGATGAAGATCATCCGCACCCAGTCCGGCGACTTCACCCGCGCCAAGGGCAAGGAGGTGATGGAGAGCTTCATCAAGGCCGAGAATGGCGGCAAGGGCATCTGCGCCGTCTACGCCCACAACGACGACATGGCCGTCGGCGCCATCCAGGCGATCAAGGAAGCCGGCCTGAAGCCGGGCCAGGACATCCTGGTCGTGTCCATCGACGGCGTGCCCGACATCTTCAAGGCGATGTCGGAAGGCGAGGCGAACGCCACGGTGGAGCTGACGCCGAACATGGCCGGCCCGGCCTTCGACGCGCTGATCGCCTACAAGAAGGACGGCAAGATGCCGCCGAAGTGGATCCAGACGGAATCGAAGCTGTTCACGCCCGACACCGCCAAGGAAGAGTATGAGCGCCGCAAGGACGCTTATTGA
- a CDS encoding ABC transporter permease, with amino-acid sequence MTLSAPGPSRNLPQYGALVAVLLANWLLFPDFFAIRLQDGRLFGSLIDVLNRGAPVALLAIGMTMVIATRGVDLSVGAVMAISGAIAATMTGAGWGLPAVLAASLAAGLLCGLWNGLLVAVLRIQPIIATLILMVAGRGIAQLVTEGQIVTFTSPALAFIGGGSFLTVPMPVVITVALLAVTALLVRATALGLMIEAVGINRLSSAGAGVNTPVVLVAVYVWCGLCAAVAGLIVTADIRGADANNAGLWLELDAILAVVVGGTSLLGGRFGLVLSVVGALIIQAMNTGILLSGFKPEFNLIVKAGVLLVVLLLQSPTLTLFLPRPKGARPMARVKPPVAPTSGGAKP; translated from the coding sequence ATGACGCTGTCCGCTCCCGGCCCGTCGCGCAACCTGCCGCAATATGGCGCGCTGGTCGCCGTGCTGCTGGCCAACTGGCTGCTGTTCCCGGATTTCTTCGCGATCCGCCTGCAGGACGGCCGGCTGTTCGGCAGCCTGATCGACGTGCTGAACCGCGGCGCGCCGGTGGCGCTGCTCGCCATCGGCATGACGATGGTCATCGCCACGCGCGGCGTCGATCTGTCGGTCGGTGCGGTCATGGCGATCTCCGGCGCCATCGCCGCCACCATGACCGGGGCGGGCTGGGGCCTGCCGGCGGTGCTGGCGGCGTCGCTGGCGGCCGGCCTGCTGTGCGGGCTGTGGAACGGGCTGCTGGTGGCGGTGCTGCGCATCCAGCCGATCATCGCCACCCTGATCCTGATGGTCGCCGGGCGCGGCATCGCCCAGCTGGTGACGGAGGGGCAGATCGTCACCTTCACCAGCCCGGCGCTGGCCTTCATCGGCGGCGGATCCTTCCTGACCGTGCCGATGCCGGTGGTCATCACCGTCGCGCTGCTGGCGGTGACGGCGCTGCTGGTGCGGGCGACCGCGCTGGGGCTGATGATCGAGGCGGTTGGCATCAACCGGCTGTCCAGCGCCGGGGCCGGCGTCAACACGCCGGTGGTGCTGGTCGCCGTCTATGTCTGGTGCGGCCTGTGCGCCGCGGTCGCCGGGCTGATCGTCACCGCCGACATCCGCGGCGCCGACGCCAACAATGCCGGGCTGTGGCTGGAGCTGGACGCCATCCTGGCGGTGGTGGTCGGCGGCACGTCGCTGCTGGGCGGGCGTTTCGGGCTGGTGCTGTCGGTGGTGGGCGCGCTGATCATCCAGGCGATGAACACCGGCATCCTGCTGAGCGGCTTCAAGCCGGAATTCAACCTGATCGTCAAGGCGGGCGTCCTGCTGGTCGTCCTGCTGCTGCAATCGCCGACGCTGACCCTGTTCCTGCCGCGCCCGAAGGGGGCGCGGCCGATGGCCAGGGTCAAGCCGCCGGTGGCGCCGACCAGCGGAGGGGCTAAGCCATGA
- a CDS encoding porin, protein MVRSALLLGAATLSLVSVMAAGPASAQSKFDVVIGGDAYFEAGYVDQDRDAGLRSTEFRNRLRLLVTPKAKADNGLEYGARLRLLAENGTSNARTATYDRAFLFVNGSFGTVHMGVENGPSDDSGIIAPSDWGTGGVDGSFPSWLGNSAANSPVTIGNIRALISGNPATRATYWTPEIAGFKLGASYQPSSDSSGTDVNRSKFALASANRTGAYRDVYEVGGTYTNNFGGVAVNASLFYLGGKAKDSSITGASFDDLSSTHAGLTVAYGGLKVGGSYAWSGDSGYAKSSTAGIVSREKQDVWTAGAQYTFGPTTLGVGYLNAKDAGDLTVRGRTKFELITVGAKYVVAPGFAIGPEYNHFKLSSDVAANSDKGDMFLVQANLAF, encoded by the coding sequence ATGGTGAGATCCGCTCTGCTGCTTGGCGCAGCCACCCTTTCGCTCGTCTCCGTCATGGCGGCCGGCCCGGCCTCCGCCCAGTCGAAGTTCGACGTCGTCATTGGCGGCGACGCCTATTTCGAAGCCGGCTATGTCGACCAGGACCGTGACGCCGGCCTGCGCTCCACCGAGTTCCGCAACCGGCTGCGCCTGCTGGTGACGCCGAAGGCCAAGGCAGACAACGGCCTGGAATACGGCGCCCGCCTGCGCCTGCTGGCCGAGAACGGCACCAGCAACGCCCGCACCGCCACCTATGACCGCGCCTTCCTGTTCGTCAACGGCAGCTTCGGCACCGTGCATATGGGCGTGGAGAACGGCCCGTCCGACGACAGCGGCATCATCGCCCCGTCCGACTGGGGCACCGGCGGCGTCGACGGCTCCTTCCCGTCCTGGCTCGGCAACAGCGCGGCCAATTCGCCGGTCACCATCGGCAACATCCGCGCCCTGATCTCCGGCAACCCTGCCACCCGCGCCACCTACTGGACGCCGGAGATCGCCGGCTTCAAGCTCGGCGCCTCCTACCAGCCGTCGTCGGACAGCAGCGGCACCGACGTAAACCGCTCCAAATTCGCGCTGGCCTCGGCCAACCGCACCGGTGCCTATCGCGACGTCTACGAGGTCGGCGGCACCTACACCAACAACTTCGGCGGCGTCGCGGTCAATGCCAGCCTGTTCTACCTGGGCGGCAAGGCCAAGGACTCCAGCATCACCGGGGCGAGCTTCGACGATCTGTCCTCCACCCATGCCGGCCTGACCGTGGCCTATGGCGGGCTGAAGGTCGGCGGCAGCTATGCCTGGTCGGGCGACAGCGGCTATGCCAAGTCCAGCACCGCCGGCATCGTCAGCCGCGAGAAGCAGGACGTCTGGACGGCGGGCGCGCAGTACACCTTCGGCCCCACCACGCTGGGCGTCGGTTACCTGAACGCCAAGGACGCCGGCGACCTGACCGTGCGCGGCCGGACCAAGTTCGAGCTGATCACCGTCGGCGCCAAGTATGTCGTCGCCCCCGGCTTCGCCATCGGGCCGGAATACAACCACTTCAAGCTCAGCTCCGACGTCGCCGCCAACAGCGACAAGGGCGACATGTTCCTGGTCCAGGCGAACCTCGCTTTCTAA
- the ytfR gene encoding galactofuranose ABC transporter, ATP-binding protein YtfR, translating into MTASTAPPSAPLLAIRGLSKAFLGVQALDGVDFTLRHGEIHALLGENGAGKSTLIKTLTGVYQRDGGTVALEGREIAPRGVEEAQRLHIGTVYQEVNLLPNLSVAENLFLGRQPMRFGLVDRGAMRRRARAILMPYGLSIDVTAPLGRFSVATQQIIAIARAVDMSAKVLILDEPTASLDAQEVAVLFKVMRTLRSRGIGIVFVTHFLDQVYEVCDRITVLRNGRLVGERRTAELPRLDLVAMMLGRELEEAAHRIDLGPAEVDSRPPLARFKGFGKSRSVEPFDLDIRPGEVVALAGLLGSGRTETVRLVFGMDRADQGEATVDGRPVRLKGPRDAVRLGFGFCPEDRKKEGIVGELSVRENIILALQARQGWLKPIPRRRQEEIADRFIRLLDIRTPDAERPIQLLSGGNQQKALLARWLATEPRLLILDEPTRGIDVGAHAEIIRLIERLCADGMALLVVSSELEEIVAYSRRVVVLRDRRHVAELRGGEVSVERIVAAIASETPNAIASETPSVEVRQ; encoded by the coding sequence ATGACGGCATCCACCGCTCCTCCCTCCGCGCCGCTGCTGGCGATCCGCGGGCTGTCCAAGGCCTTTCTCGGCGTCCAGGCGCTCGACGGCGTCGACTTCACGCTGCGCCATGGCGAGATTCACGCGCTGCTCGGCGAGAACGGCGCCGGCAAATCGACGCTCATCAAGACGCTGACCGGCGTCTACCAGCGCGACGGCGGCACCGTGGCGCTTGAGGGGCGGGAGATCGCGCCGCGCGGGGTGGAGGAGGCGCAGCGCCTGCACATCGGCACCGTCTATCAGGAGGTGAACCTGCTGCCCAACCTGTCGGTGGCGGAGAACCTGTTCCTGGGGCGCCAGCCGATGCGCTTCGGGCTGGTCGACCGTGGCGCCATGCGGCGGCGGGCGCGGGCCATTCTGATGCCCTACGGCCTGTCGATCGACGTGACGGCGCCGCTCGGGCGCTTTTCGGTGGCGACGCAGCAGATCATCGCCATCGCGCGGGCGGTGGACATGTCGGCCAAGGTGCTGATCCTCGACGAACCGACCGCCAGCCTGGACGCGCAGGAGGTGGCGGTGCTGTTCAAGGTGATGCGGACCCTGCGGTCGCGCGGGATCGGCATCGTCTTCGTCACCCATTTCCTCGATCAGGTCTATGAGGTCTGCGACCGCATCACCGTGCTGCGCAACGGCCGGCTGGTGGGTGAGCGGCGGACGGCCGAGCTGCCGCGCCTGGATCTGGTCGCCATGATGCTGGGGCGGGAGCTGGAGGAGGCGGCGCACCGCATCGACCTTGGCCCGGCGGAGGTGGACAGCCGTCCGCCGCTGGCGCGTTTCAAGGGATTCGGCAAGTCGCGCAGCGTCGAGCCCTTCGACCTCGACATCCGTCCCGGTGAGGTGGTGGCGCTGGCCGGTCTGCTGGGATCGGGGCGGACCGAAACGGTGCGGCTGGTTTTCGGCATGGACCGCGCCGACCAGGGCGAGGCGACCGTCGATGGCCGTCCGGTGCGGCTGAAGGGGCCGCGCGACGCCGTGCGGCTCGGCTTCGGCTTCTGTCCGGAGGACCGCAAGAAGGAGGGCATCGTCGGCGAGCTGTCGGTGCGGGAGAACATCATCCTGGCGCTCCAGGCCCGGCAGGGCTGGCTGAAGCCGATCCCGCGCCGCCGGCAGGAGGAGATCGCCGACCGCTTCATCCGCCTGCTCGACATCCGCACGCCGGACGCCGAACGGCCGATCCAGCTGCTGTCGGGCGGCAACCAGCAGAAGGCGCTGCTGGCGCGCTGGCTGGCGACCGAGCCGCGGCTGCTGATCCTCGACGAGCCAACGCGCGGCATCGACGTGGGCGCGCATGCCGAGATCATCCGCCTGATCGAGCGGCTGTGCGCCGACGGCATGGCGCTGCTGGTCGTCTCGTCGGAGCTTGAGGAGATCGTCGCCTACAGCCGCCGCGTCGTCGTGCTGCGCGACCGCCGCCATGTGGCGGAACTGAGGGGAGGGGAGGTCAGCGTGGAGCGCATCGTCGCCGCCATCGCGTCGGAGACGCCAAATGCCATCGCGTCGGAGACGCCGAGTGTGGAGGTGCGGCAATGA